A window of Argonema galeatum A003/A1 genomic DNA:
GCACGGATGGTGGACAGTATCCGTTGCTTTTAGTCCCGATGGGGAGAAATTGGTGAGTAGCAGTATTGATGGAACGATCAAGCTGTGGAATGTAAAAACAAGTCAGTGTCTTCACAATTTAGAAGGGCATACGAATTGGGTCTGGACAGTTGCGTTTAGCCCCGATCATAAAACTATAGCTAGTGGTAGCAACGACAAAACTATCAAACTTTGGGATGCTAACACTGGTGAATGTATTAAAACTTTGGAGGGACATACAGGTTGGGTTTTGGCAGTTAATTTTAGTTCGGACGGTCAAACCCTTTTGAGCGGCAGTTACGACAAAACAATCAAACTGTGGGATGTCAAAACCTTTAAATGTTTTAACACCTTTGAAGGACATGAAGATGCAATTTGGTCAGTGGCATTAAGCCAACACGATCGAACAATTGCCAGTTGCGGTTGCGACAAAACGATAAGATTGTGGGATGCTGAGACTGGAGAATGTCGCGAGATTTTAAGAGGGCATAAAAAGGAAATCAAGGTGCTTGCTTTTAGTCCAGATGGAAGAACATTAGCGAGTGGCTGTTTTGAGCCAACTGTAAAATTTTGGGATGTAGAAACTGGAGAATGCAGGGGAACTGGAAAAGGACATCGAACTGGCGTGCGATCGCTTGCCTTTAGCTGTGATAATAAAACTGTGGCGACTGGAGACAATGACCAAATCGTCAAACTATGGGATGCTCAAACTGGAAAATGTATTAAAACCCTCCAAGGACACACTAATTGGGTTTGGTCAGTTGCGTTTAGTCCCGACGGTCAAAAAATCGCTAGTAGTCATTTAGATCATACTGTAAGACTGTGGGATACTCAAACTGGAGAATGCCTTAAAACTTTGAGGGGACATACTGCTTGGATTTGGTCAGTTGCATTTAGTCCTGACGGTCAAACAGTTGCTAGTAGTGGAGATGACGAAACCATCAGACTCTGGGATGTTAGCCAAGGTCAATTTTTGAAATGTTTGCAATATCCAACCGAAAAATATCAAGGCGGAATTTGGACAGTTGCCTTCAGCCCCGATCGTCGATTTTTAGCGAGTGGAGGTCAGGATACAACCGTAAAGATTTGGGACATTCAGACTGGTAATTATAGACTTTTAGAAGGACATCACAATTGGATCTTTGCAGTTGCCTTTAGCCCGAATGGGAAAATTCTTGCGAGTGGCAGTGATGACCAAACCATCAAAATTTGGGATGTTACAACTGGACAATGCCTCCAGACTTTACAGGAACACACTAATAATGTTAGATCGGTTGCTTTTAGTCCTGACGGGAAGTTGTTAGTTAGTGGCAGTGAAGATACTACCTTAAAGCTCTGGGATGTCAGCACTGGAAAATGTCTTAAAACGCTTCGGGGACATGAAAGTTTAGTTTGGCCTGTCAAATTCAGTTCCAACGGTAAATTTATAGTCAGTGGTAGTCACGATCGGACCTTGAAACTCTGGGATGGCACTACTGGAGAATGTCTGAATACTTTACAAGAACATACCGATCAAGTTACATCAATTGCTTTCAGTTCCGATAATCAAACCATTATTAGTGGTAGCATAGATGGTACAATTAAGTTTTGGAACGTCAATACAGATAAATGTTTGAAAACCCTAAGAGTGCCTAGACCCTACGAAGGCACGAACATCACAGGAGTTAAAGGTTTAACTGATGGTCAGAAAGAGTCTCTCAAGGCTTTAGGTGCAGTGGAAGATTCGGAGTGATTTTTCTCTGTGAAATGAACCCGATCGACTCTACCGTTGCCCGAATGCTAATGCCTCCGGCACGCTATGCGCTCTCGTCGCAGGCTACGCCAACGCGAACGCCCTACACAATACATATTTCGTTCTTTTTGTCAATTCATTCTACTGGACTGGCGCTCTAGTCCCTAGCCCCTAACCCCTAGTCCCTTCTTATGAAATTACATCATCTGAAATTCTGGTTAGCTCAAGTGAGTACACTGTTTTTTCTGCTCACCTGCAAACTAACTTCAGCACAAATAGTCCCAGATAGCACACTACCAGTTAATTCGATCGCCACCCCATCTGGCAATACCACCACCATCACCGGCGGAACCCAAGCCGGAACCAATCTATTTCACAGCTTTGGGGAGTTTTCCATACCTACCGACAATACTGCTTTCTTCAATAACGCTCTTGATATCCAGAACATTATCAGCCGCGTCACGGGTGGATCTATTTCTAATATTGATGGATTGATTAAAGCCAATGGCACAGCCAACTTATTTTTACTTAATCCAAATGGGATTATTTTTGGGTTGAATGCAAAACTGAACATTGGCGGTTCGTTTCTAGCAAGCACGGCGAATAGCCTCAACTTTGCCGATGGAACCCAGTTTAGTGCCAAACCTGTACAAACCACACCTTTACTAACAGTAAGCGTACCCATTGGTTTGCAATTGAGCGGTAACACGGGAAAAATTACCGTACAGGGGTCGGAAATACAGGTGCCGCCTGAAAGAACTTTGACGCTGGTAGGTAGCGATATAACCT
This region includes:
- a CDS encoding filamentous hemagglutinin N-terminal domain-containing protein, with amino-acid sequence MKLHHLKFWLAQVSTLFFLLTCKLTSAQIVPDSTLPVNSIATPSGNTTTITGGTQAGTNLFHSFGEFSIPTDNTAFFNNALDIQNIISRVTGGSISNIDGLIKANGTANLFLLNPNGIIFGLNAKLNIGGSFLASTANSLNFADGTQFSAKPVQTTPLLTVSVPIGLQLSGNTGKITVQGSEIQVPPERTLTLVGSDITLTGGNLTAQRGRIELVSLVSGNWPLINSPAQITDNEGISTEYGDIQLSQQAIVDASGLGGGNIQVRGRRISLTDGSQIRANTQGAELAGNVTVRASDTVELIGVGNLAEQGENIVQPSAISTETTGAGNAGNLEIVTGRLIVRDGSQVSASTSGTGNGGILNINANNIELIGRSPDGSIPSG